In Sphingopyxis sp. FD7, a single window of DNA contains:
- a CDS encoding lytic transglycosylase domain-containing protein, with product MRRLVLLAFLVPALGLFGDAPALGQVAAEQAQPRTVDIAAHVHEASQRFGIPEHWIYAVIRIESAGRTHVVSSAGAMGLMQLMPATWARQRARFGLGSDPFDPRDNILAGTSYLREMYDSYGATGMLAAYNAGPGRYQDWRDRGRPLPAETRAYVARIAPLLQSGSAPVVFAGASPVQPVRLSWTQSQLFAARSDSTAGASGSFAAAAPPEPANPPSHGLFAPVSGSGPQ from the coding sequence ATGCGCCGTCTTGTCCTGCTTGCCTTCCTCGTCCCGGCGCTTGGCCTGTTCGGTGATGCACCTGCCTTGGGGCAGGTTGCTGCCGAGCAGGCGCAGCCCCGCACCGTCGATATCGCGGCCCATGTGCACGAGGCCTCGCAACGCTTCGGTATACCCGAGCACTGGATCTATGCCGTGATTCGCATCGAGAGCGCAGGCCGGACGCACGTGGTTTCGTCTGCCGGGGCGATGGGCCTGATGCAGCTCATGCCCGCAACCTGGGCGCGCCAGCGCGCCCGGTTCGGCCTCGGCAGCGATCCCTTCGATCCGCGCGACAACATCTTGGCGGGCACGTCCTACCTGCGCGAGATGTATGACAGCTACGGTGCCACTGGCATGCTCGCCGCCTACAATGCGGGACCGGGACGCTACCAGGACTGGCGGGATCGTGGGCGTCCGCTTCCCGCCGAAACGCGCGCCTATGTCGCCAGAATTGCACCGCTGCTGCAATCCGGCAGCGCGCCTGTTGTGTTCGCCGGCGCATCTCCGGTGCAGCCAGTGCGGCTGTCCTGGACGCAGAGCCAGCTGTTTGCCGCGCGCTCCGACAGCACAGCCGGCGCATCCGGCAGCTTCGCCGCCGCCGCGCCGCCGGAGCCTGCAAATCCCCCATCGCATGGCCTCTTCGCGCCCGTTTCCGGGAGCGGTCCGCAGTGA
- a CDS encoding DUF736 domain-containing protein, protein MRIGTFMAEDGGFTGHLHTLTLDIELVLVPADNSDSENAPDYRVIAGSDDRAREVGAGWKHVGEKAGDYVALQIDDPAFIQPQRANLFQGENGSHVLVWSRPTKREAAA, encoded by the coding sequence ATGCGTATCGGAACATTTATGGCTGAAGACGGCGGCTTTACCGGGCACCTGCACACGCTGACGCTCGACATCGAACTCGTGCTCGTCCCTGCTGACAACTCGGACAGCGAAAACGCACCGGACTACCGGGTAATTGCGGGATCGGACGATAGAGCGCGCGAAGTCGGTGCAGGCTGGAAACATGTTGGCGAGAAGGCGGGCGACTATGTCGCGCTGCAGATCGACGATCCTGCGTTCATCCAACCGCAGCGCGCCAACCTGTTCCAGGGCGAGAATGGCAGTCACGTGCTCGTCTGGTCACGCCCGACCAAACGCGAAGCGGCAGCCTGA
- a CDS encoding S26 family signal peptidase, which translates to MIRRRYLIAGLASAAVLATLVVPVTRYAVWNATASVPTGLYLIRGKASLHVGERVAIEPPPDLRRLLAERGYLPTGVPLVKRIAAVSGQRVCRFAHGVTIDGTYVGAARARDSLGRALPTWFGCVTLRSGELFVMNPAAPDSFDGRYFGVLTIDHVIGRAMPVWTDEAGDGDHVWFADPRANPPSSSPTQGD; encoded by the coding sequence ATGATCCGGCGTCGCTACCTGATCGCCGGCCTGGCTTCGGCTGCCGTTCTCGCGACACTTGTGGTGCCGGTCACCCGCTACGCAGTGTGGAACGCGACCGCTTCGGTCCCGACCGGGCTCTATCTCATTCGCGGCAAGGCCAGCCTCCACGTCGGCGAGCGCGTGGCGATCGAGCCACCGCCAGACCTGCGCCGCCTGCTTGCCGAGCGAGGCTATCTCCCGACAGGCGTTCCGCTGGTCAAGCGCATCGCCGCTGTCAGCGGGCAGCGCGTCTGCCGCTTCGCGCATGGCGTGACCATCGACGGGACCTATGTCGGAGCTGCGCGTGCCCGTGACAGTCTCGGCCGCGCGCTGCCCACATGGTTCGGCTGTGTCACGCTGCGCTCGGGCGAGCTCTTCGTCATGAACCCGGCAGCCCCAGACAGCTTCGATGGCCGCTATTTCGGCGTGCTGACGATCGACCACGTCATCGGCCGGGCCATGCCTGTCTGGACCGACGAAGCAGGCGATGGCGACCATGTCTGGTTCGCCGATCCACGCGCCAATCCCCCATCCAGTTCACCAACCCAAGGAGACTGA
- a CDS encoding DUF2840 domain-containing protein, translated as MGDGPFLTEVTLVWREGEREDWLKFGRPVAERIIDRRQRVECYAPGQVFGLVRWASNDYGTIRSTLDIVRAVGAGEPVTRLAQVNPGGDVLLSVHGWPKVAQIFRLIDAIEASGIDPCEVAPDHWRHIHNRLAARDVPRGYSPARHIAWLRRRALES; from the coding sequence ATGGGCGATGGTCCGTTTCTGACCGAGGTCACGCTGGTCTGGCGCGAAGGCGAACGCGAGGACTGGCTCAAGTTTGGCAGGCCGGTGGCCGAGCGGATCATTGACCGCCGCCAGCGCGTCGAATGCTATGCGCCCGGCCAGGTGTTCGGGCTGGTGCGCTGGGCGAGCAATGACTACGGCACGATCCGTTCGACCCTCGACATCGTGCGCGCCGTTGGTGCCGGCGAGCCTGTTACCAGGCTAGCGCAGGTAAACCCCGGCGGCGACGTACTGCTGTCGGTTCATGGCTGGCCAAAGGTTGCGCAGATCTTCCGCCTGATCGATGCGATCGAAGCCTCGGGCATCGACCCGTGCGAGGTCGCGCCCGATCATTGGCGGCACATCCACAACCGGTTGGCCGCGCGCGATGTGCCGCGTGGCTATTCGCCGGCGCGGCACATCGCCTGGCTTCGGCGCAGGGCGCTGGAGTCATGA
- a CDS encoding replication initiator protein A, which yields MPRLSHFPAESHQLDLFVSAGGDIAARDAQDLMAWPFFSLAKSKRVKPIDFRMGEVSILVEATAEHGMATIWDADVLIWVASQIVEARDAGRTTSRLIAATPHEILAFTRRGTGKASYERLKAGLDRLQSTTIATSIRQHDARRRHRFSWINEWKERLDPSGRALGIELIIPDWFYEGVLDRALVLTIDPAYFALTGGLERWLYRLVRKHGGKQKHGWSFDFQHLHIKSGALSPMKRFAFELRDIVRRQALPGYSLSLEQALGRERLNFVAIPLDPFDAAMRRVGLQPVDMS from the coding sequence ATGCCGCGCCTGTCCCACTTCCCGGCTGAAAGCCACCAGCTCGACCTGTTCGTCAGCGCAGGCGGCGACATCGCCGCGCGCGACGCGCAGGACCTGATGGCCTGGCCCTTTTTCAGCCTCGCCAAGTCCAAGCGGGTGAAGCCGATCGACTTCCGGATGGGCGAAGTGTCGATCCTGGTCGAGGCGACCGCCGAACACGGCATGGCGACCATCTGGGACGCCGACGTGCTCATCTGGGTCGCCAGCCAGATCGTCGAGGCGCGCGACGCGGGCCGGACGACCTCGCGGCTGATCGCTGCCACGCCGCACGAGATCCTCGCCTTCACCCGGCGCGGTACTGGCAAGGCGAGTTACGAGCGGCTGAAGGCCGGTCTCGACCGGCTGCAATCGACGACGATTGCCACCTCGATCCGTCAGCATGATGCACGGCGACGCCACCGGTTCAGCTGGATCAACGAATGGAAGGAGCGGCTCGATCCGTCGGGCCGCGCGCTCGGCATCGAACTCATCATCCCTGACTGGTTCTACGAAGGCGTACTCGACCGGGCGCTCGTTCTCACCATCGACCCGGCCTATTTCGCGCTGACTGGCGGGCTGGAGCGCTGGCTCTACCGGCTCGTGCGCAAGCATGGCGGCAAGCAGAAGCATGGCTGGAGCTTCGACTTCCAGCATTTGCATATCAAGTCCGGTGCGCTCTCGCCGATGAAACGTTTCGCCTTCGAACTGCGCGATATCGTCCGGCGGCAGGCGCTCCCCGGATACAGCCTCAGCCTCGAACAGGCGCTTGGCCGTGAGCGGCTGAACTTCGTAGCCATCCCCCTCGACCCGTTCGATGCCGCGATGCGCCGCGTCGGTCTTCAGCCTGTGGATATGTCGTGA
- a CDS encoding helix-turn-helix transcriptional regulator: protein MDARPTPVVARYLRTPDAAVHLGLSARTLEKHRCFGTGPIYRKLGGRIVYSVEDLDAWAELGLRRSTSDPGKGVVHPAKRLDGYTPPVRR, encoded by the coding sequence ATGGATGCCAGACCCACGCCTGTTGTTGCCCGTTACCTGCGCACGCCCGATGCCGCCGTGCATCTGGGCCTGTCCGCTCGCACGCTCGAGAAGCACCGCTGCTTCGGCACGGGGCCGATCTACCGCAAGCTTGGCGGGCGGATCGTCTATTCGGTGGAAGACCTCGACGCCTGGGCCGAACTGGGCCTGCGCCGTTCGACCAGCGACCCCGGCAAGGGTGTGGTCCACCCCGCCAAGCGGCTCGACGGCTATACGCCGCCGGTACGCCGCTGA
- a CDS encoding AAA family ATPase, with translation MKVVVFKPSRGTPPALADIVLQQDAWDDFGFKTQYHVFYFAGDQDAFVGNIKILQRGQVETQDSVLPEGPLEPLGDDFCSLGQSLDYYERLAAFPEELRRFLLEFFRDALADPIHAETFEQEKGWRVSVTRDLDLDSYVPLARTLLERDYDALPSMGLDMTFRVAGWQEPLSLDFAAPAQEGIWAVDFDSAKARLPERVAVLTGRNGSGKSTLMARLARVLHASQRDRRSEAILRLGSIEPAGIGFSRVVTVAYSAFDTFQVPGVGIEERRQIAKDLRAGTGRYSFAGLRDIAAELEESLESEGDAIDADSGALDDRIAFDRQVRTRLKSAEQLADEYARTIQAISEAGRSQLLLRVLRPLLADPSFSDIPDQSPMELLALEPKSTFMGWSTGLKIVMHATATLVARTERKSIVLIDEPESHLHPPLLAAFMHSVRLVLKANDAFAVVATHSPVVVQETLGRHVSVVNRVGDEITILPPRIETYGESIGEITDEVFRLHPGATDFHATLKAMVDAGLTTEQIDGRFDRGLSLQARAYVLSLVATRAA, from the coding sequence ATGAAGGTCGTCGTCTTCAAGCCGTCTAGAGGGACGCCCCCAGCGCTCGCGGACATTGTCCTGCAGCAGGATGCCTGGGACGACTTCGGTTTCAAGACGCAATACCACGTCTTCTACTTCGCGGGGGACCAGGATGCCTTCGTAGGAAACATCAAGATCCTGCAGCGGGGTCAGGTGGAGACTCAGGACAGTGTGCTGCCGGAGGGGCCGCTAGAACCGCTGGGCGATGACTTCTGCTCACTCGGCCAGTCCCTAGACTACTACGAGCGCCTCGCCGCGTTCCCCGAGGAGCTGCGCCGCTTCCTCCTAGAGTTCTTCCGCGACGCCCTTGCTGACCCGATTCACGCGGAAACCTTCGAGCAGGAGAAGGGCTGGCGCGTCTCAGTGACACGCGACCTCGACCTCGACAGCTACGTGCCCCTCGCACGAACCCTGCTCGAGCGGGACTACGACGCCCTTCCCTCGATGGGCCTCGACATGACCTTCAGGGTCGCGGGGTGGCAGGAGCCACTGAGCCTAGACTTCGCAGCGCCGGCTCAGGAGGGTATCTGGGCCGTTGACTTCGATTCGGCCAAGGCGAGGCTGCCCGAACGGGTGGCGGTCCTCACGGGGCGGAACGGCTCCGGGAAGAGCACCCTGATGGCCAGGCTCGCACGCGTCCTTCACGCTTCGCAGCGCGATCGCCGCTCCGAGGCGATCTTGCGGCTCGGGAGCATCGAGCCGGCGGGCATCGGGTTCAGCCGCGTCGTGACGGTCGCCTACAGCGCGTTCGACACCTTCCAGGTGCCGGGCGTCGGGATTGAGGAGCGCCGTCAGATCGCCAAGGACCTCCGGGCGGGGACCGGGCGCTACTCGTTCGCCGGGCTGCGTGATATCGCCGCCGAGCTGGAGGAAAGCCTCGAGAGTGAAGGGGACGCGATCGACGCCGACTCGGGCGCGCTGGACGACCGCATCGCATTCGACCGCCAAGTCAGGACCCGGCTAAAGTCTGCGGAGCAGCTAGCCGACGAATATGCCCGGACGATCCAGGCGATCTCCGAGGCGGGCCGGTCCCAGCTTCTGCTGAGGGTCCTCCGCCCCCTGCTCGCAGATCCGTCCTTCTCAGACATCCCGGACCAATCGCCGATGGAGCTGCTGGCGCTTGAGCCGAAGTCCACCTTCATGGGGTGGAGCACCGGCCTTAAGATCGTGATGCACGCGACCGCGACCCTCGTCGCGCGAACGGAGCGCAAGTCGATAGTCCTTATCGACGAGCCTGAAAGCCACCTGCACCCGCCGCTCCTCGCTGCATTCATGCATTCGGTGCGGCTGGTATTAAAGGCAAACGACGCGTTTGCCGTGGTCGCCACGCACTCTCCGGTCGTCGTGCAGGAGACGCTCGGACGGCACGTGTCGGTTGTGAACCGGGTCGGCGACGAGATCACCATCCTCCCCCCGCGCATCGAGACCTATGGGGAGAGCATCGGCGAGATCACGGACGAGGTGTTCCGGCTCCATCCCGGAGCCACCGACTTCCACGCAACGCTCAAGGCGATGGTCGATGCCGGTCTCACGACGGAGCAAATCGACGGGCGCTTCGACCGCGGCCTCAGCCTCCAGGCCAGAGCCTACGTCTTGAGCCTCGTCGCGACGCGAGCGGCCTGA
- a CDS encoding HNH endonuclease, giving the protein MWKVRLPDAGDIDDQLDTALTLKSGEKVYDLSDAERAAIHSLYADYDQRLGEPDAALQPPALADCAEALHGAYNQVQKGQRLASLRSRLLSAVMECPLCGSGDATTLDHHLPKDEYRALAINPRNLVPSCQPCNRAKGTLAALAGQGMIHAYFQVIPAVTFLKANVTYAAGSLEVVFSIEPAGLPPALADRLTFQLDRLKLTERHPDAINIFLFSQKVAFRLFRGNPGERELLRQFLLDGADTLDQDLGLNHWRAALLKGLAACDAFLDDPWAYLDKPPPAMNAG; this is encoded by the coding sequence ATGTGGAAGGTGAGGTTGCCGGATGCCGGCGACATCGACGATCAGCTGGATACGGCGCTCACGCTGAAAAGCGGCGAAAAGGTCTACGACCTGAGCGACGCGGAGCGCGCCGCCATCCACAGCCTCTATGCTGACTACGACCAGCGACTCGGTGAGCCGGACGCGGCGCTGCAGCCCCCGGCGCTCGCCGACTGCGCCGAAGCGCTGCACGGCGCCTACAATCAGGTCCAGAAGGGCCAGCGGCTCGCTTCACTCCGCAGCCGCCTTCTAAGCGCGGTCATGGAATGCCCATTGTGCGGGTCGGGTGACGCCACGACGCTGGATCATCATCTGCCGAAGGATGAATACCGAGCGCTCGCTATCAATCCCCGCAACCTCGTGCCGAGCTGCCAGCCTTGCAACAGGGCCAAAGGGACGCTGGCGGCACTGGCTGGCCAAGGGATGATCCACGCGTACTTTCAGGTCATTCCGGCCGTGACCTTCCTCAAGGCGAACGTGACCTACGCTGCAGGTTCACTCGAAGTGGTATTCTCGATCGAACCCGCAGGGCTGCCCCCGGCCCTCGCCGACCGGCTGACGTTCCAGCTCGACCGCTTGAAGCTCACCGAGCGACACCCGGATGCCATCAATATTTTCCTTTTCAGCCAGAAGGTCGCGTTCCGGCTGTTCCGAGGCAACCCCGGGGAGCGCGAGCTGCTTCGGCAGTTCTTGCTCGACGGCGCAGACACGCTGGACCAGGACCTCGGGCTAAACCACTGGCGGGCCGCGCTCCTCAAGGGCCTCGCGGCTTGCGATGCCTTCCTTGACGACCCTTGGGCCTACCTCGACAAACCCCCACCTGCGATGAACGCTGGATGA
- a CDS encoding helix-turn-helix domain-containing protein, with product MINEALRLLRLYCRYSQAEMAERLSVAQSMISDIERGQKNVTMDLLEGYSRAVNIRMSQLLFFAEEIEGEPIARRGQLIVAEKVLQLLDKMKPTEREAA from the coding sequence ATGATCAACGAGGCGCTGCGTCTGCTCCGTCTTTACTGCCGATACTCCCAAGCTGAGATGGCAGAGCGGCTTTCGGTCGCTCAATCCATGATCTCCGACATCGAGAGGGGCCAGAAGAACGTAACCATGGACCTGTTGGAGGGCTACAGTAGGGCCGTGAACATCCGCATGTCGCAGTTGCTGTTCTTCGCCGAAGAGATCGAGGGCGAACCCATTGCCCGCCGCGGTCAGCTGATCGTGGCCGAAAAGGTTCTGCAACTCCTCGACAAGATGAAGCCGACAGAACGTGAAGCGGCGTAA
- a CDS encoding reverse transcriptase family protein codes for MKRRKQQEYERYPFSDSPWTQDLTQRDLAELIGWKKHQLEALVRDKERYTRRKTELIGSKLRDLAVPTGKLRTVHERLKFHLNKIKQPTYLFSPRKGRSQRDNAEHHVEQVQFLSLDIKQFYPSTSDEHIFRWAYYVAGLRSDVAGLLVKLIAIDGKMPFGSPVSPVLTTHVHRSMFDEIYELCRSQGLKMSLWVDDLTVSGQFVRGELVEAIRVIIRRQGFKTHKIKFRSVGRAQGGRPVVVTGVPVRARRVDAPFSLQKRVQDGYAKLRPDLTDVERAQAIDSLLSALGTYRYHLGRSSPEGRKTADRMQALRQRRAKLDLTVITQPSGPIKPWGTTTRDSDVPWE; via the coding sequence GTGAAGCGGCGTAAGCAGCAAGAATACGAGCGCTATCCTTTCAGCGACTCGCCTTGGACGCAGGACCTCACTCAGAGAGACCTCGCAGAACTGATCGGTTGGAAGAAGCATCAGCTCGAAGCACTTGTCCGCGACAAAGAGCGCTACACGAGGCGTAAGACAGAGCTGATCGGGTCAAAGTTGCGGGACCTGGCGGTACCCACGGGCAAGCTCCGCACTGTCCACGAGCGGCTGAAGTTCCACCTCAACAAGATCAAGCAGCCGACCTACCTGTTCAGCCCGCGAAAGGGTCGCTCACAGCGCGACAATGCAGAGCATCATGTCGAGCAGGTTCAGTTCCTCAGCCTAGACATCAAACAATTCTATCCATCGACCAGTGACGAACACATCTTTCGCTGGGCCTACTATGTCGCTGGTCTCAGGAGCGACGTTGCAGGACTGCTCGTCAAACTCATCGCGATTGATGGCAAAATGCCGTTCGGCTCGCCTGTCAGCCCTGTCCTGACCACGCACGTACACCGCTCAATGTTTGACGAAATCTATGAACTTTGCCGCAGCCAAGGTCTCAAGATGTCGCTCTGGGTCGATGACCTCACGGTTTCCGGCCAGTTCGTCCGGGGCGAGCTGGTAGAGGCTATCAGAGTCATAATCCGCAGGCAGGGATTCAAGACCCACAAGATCAAGTTCCGCTCTGTCGGGCGTGCGCAAGGTGGACGCCCTGTCGTGGTCACTGGCGTCCCAGTCCGGGCGAGGCGTGTCGATGCGCCCTTCTCGCTCCAGAAACGAGTACAGGACGGCTACGCGAAGCTCCGCCCCGACTTGACCGACGTTGAACGCGCCCAAGCAATCGACAGCCTTCTCAGCGCACTCGGGACTTATCGCTACCACCTTGGTCGCAGCTCCCCAGAAGGGCGCAAAACGGCTGACCGTATGCAGGCACTACGTCAACGGCGGGCGAAGCTTGACCTGACCGTCATCACCCAACCGTCTGGGCCAATCAAGCCTTGGGGAACTACGACGCGTGATTCTGACGTGCCTTGGGAATGA
- a CDS encoding DUF2285 domain-containing protein yields the protein MIVLATADISTVPLPSGFEPLVDGQGHDEHHVVAGSGTARLRLCLRPLLPGSAESLIILRDRSAPERLSAALHFERMADNLSHGPDRAAGPTGYRRGRLIHLLAICDGLEAGAGTRDLAFALVFPHHRPLAGATWKGSGERRHTLRLIAEARRLVDGGFRKLLLHK from the coding sequence GTGATCGTGCTGGCGACTGCCGATATCTCGACAGTCCCGCTCCCTTCCGGCTTTGAGCCGCTGGTCGATGGACAGGGGCATGACGAGCATCATGTCGTGGCAGGGTCGGGCACGGCGCGGCTTCGCCTTTGCCTTCGCCCGCTTTTGCCCGGTAGTGCCGAGAGCCTGATCATCTTGCGTGACCGGTCTGCGCCCGAGCGGCTTTCCGCCGCGCTTCACTTTGAGCGGATGGCGGACAACCTTTCGCATGGTCCGGATCGCGCGGCGGGGCCGACCGGCTATCGTCGCGGTCGGCTCATCCATTTGCTTGCCATATGCGACGGGCTAGAGGCCGGTGCGGGAACACGTGACCTCGCATTCGCCCTCGTGTTTCCACACCATCGCCCGCTGGCTGGCGCGACCTGGAAGGGATCAGGCGAGAGGCGCCACACGCTCCGGCTCATCGCCGAAGCGCGCCGCCTGGTGGATGGCGGCTTTCGCAAACTGCTTCTGCACAAGTGA
- a CDS encoding transcriptional regulator domain-containing protein: MSGGISWRSEPTADQYRHHDYADFAQEFLQRNPDYRRDHAETRERIAAHPDSAFAEKEGLAGRWGLSFPHCAGCRPAHQPCAVVATRRARRDRAGDCRYLDSPAPFRL, encoded by the coding sequence ATGTCCGGGGGTATTTCATGGCGGTCGGAGCCGACTGCGGATCAATACCGGCACCATGACTATGCGGATTTTGCGCAGGAATTCCTGCAACGCAATCCCGACTACCGGCGCGACCATGCCGAAACCCGCGAGCGGATTGCTGCCCATCCCGACAGTGCCTTTGCCGAAAAGGAGGGTCTGGCCGGGCGGTGGGGGCTGAGCTTTCCCCACTGCGCCGGATGCCGACCCGCGCATCAGCCCTGCGCTGTGGTCGCCACTCGCCGCGCCAGACGTGATCGTGCTGGCGACTGCCGATATCTCGACAGTCCCGCTCCCTTCCGGCTTTGA
- a CDS encoding DNA -binding domain-containing protein: MRVEAEARPMTVPSFEDRAPSDDQVTAYDERHFVTYLRLLDAAEEGAEWQEVARIVFGLAFESDPERARLVHDSHLARARWMTEQGYRQLLEKSRNQ; this comes from the coding sequence ATTCGAGTCGAAGCGGAGGCTCGACCTATGACAGTTCCTTCGTTCGAGGACCGTGCGCCCAGTGACGACCAGGTTACGGCCTATGACGAGCGCCATTTTGTTACCTATTTGCGCCTGCTCGACGCCGCCGAAGAAGGTGCGGAATGGCAGGAAGTAGCCCGGATCGTGTTCGGCCTCGCTTTCGAATCCGACCCCGAACGCGCGCGCCTTGTCCATGACAGCCATCTCGCGCGGGCGCGCTGGATGACCGAACAAGGCTATCGCCAGCTGCTGGAAAAGTCGCGAAATCAGTGA
- a CDS encoding helix-turn-helix domain-containing protein: protein MTLREVLAKNLKRHRLAAGLSQEELAHRAEVDRTYVSSLERCQYAATVDVIEKLARELEVDAALLLERP from the coding sequence ATGACATTGCGCGAGGTCCTGGCGAAAAACTTGAAACGGCACCGGTTGGCAGCGGGGTTGTCGCAGGAAGAACTCGCCCATCGCGCTGAAGTCGACCGGACCTATGTCAGCAGCCTCGAGCGGTGCCAGTATGCGGCGACTGTCGACGTGATCGAAAAGCTGGCGCGTGAACTCGAGGTCGACGCTGCGCTTCTGCTAGAACGACCCTGA
- a CDS encoding DUF736 domain-containing protein yields MANIGTFTKTGNEYKGEIVTMSVQQKNVRIVPEESDNENAPSHRVFVGRAEIGAAWTKRSNEGRDYLSVKLDDPSFTAPIFANLFDDEDGKSFNLIWSRARRTNGD; encoded by the coding sequence ATGGCAAACATCGGAACTTTCACCAAGACCGGCAACGAATACAAGGGCGAGATCGTCACCATGTCGGTGCAGCAGAAGAACGTCCGCATCGTCCCCGAAGAAAGCGACAACGAAAACGCACCGTCGCACCGGGTCTTCGTCGGCCGCGCGGAAATCGGAGCCGCCTGGACCAAGCGTTCGAACGAAGGCCGCGACTACCTCTCGGTCAAGCTCGACGATCCCAGCTTCACCGCCCCGATCTTCGCCAACCTGTTCGACGACGAAGACGGCAAGAGCTTCAACCTGATCTGGTCGCGGGCGCGCCGCACCAACGGCGACTGA
- a CDS encoding DUF2493 domain-containing protein, with the protein MTFPDEPDHEVSPTAHLLDEIALYGYRPFSDEADPRPLPDERIAAGAVADMFDALIATMLDTRLEPDLEDLCWALGNLFHRAEGRISRELDDNEDAQKRSQREQDGSEVKSVELERLIREGIGLIERRNAMEFMRDAASDQFEVHFRKAWTPRTGSLVNHRTLTAAMIDSRDLLAAKRRSETEPLVPTGTRIAFTSGPAYQDHGRIWAVLDKVLAKYPDMVLFHGGNPTGGEHIASLWARNRKIVHVPFRPDWDRFKKAAPFRRNDQMLEALPKAVVACPGNGINANLVDKARKMGISVWMIE; encoded by the coding sequence ATGACATTCCCCGACGAACCCGACCATGAAGTCTCGCCGACAGCTCATCTCCTCGATGAAATCGCACTCTACGGTTACCGTCCCTTCTCGGACGAAGCTGACCCACGACCACTTCCCGATGAACGCATCGCCGCCGGCGCTGTCGCCGACATGTTCGACGCCCTGATCGCCACGATGCTCGACACCAGACTTGAACCCGATCTTGAAGACCTGTGCTGGGCACTCGGCAATCTGTTCCACCGCGCTGAAGGCCGCATCAGCCGCGAGCTCGACGATAATGAGGACGCGCAAAAGCGCAGCCAGCGAGAGCAGGACGGCTCCGAGGTCAAGTCGGTCGAGCTCGAACGGCTGATCCGCGAAGGCATCGGGCTGATCGAACGCCGCAACGCCATGGAGTTCATGCGTGATGCCGCCTCCGACCAGTTCGAAGTGCATTTCCGCAAGGCCTGGACTCCGCGCACCGGCTCACTCGTCAATCACCGCACTCTGACCGCCGCCATGATCGACAGCCGCGACTTGCTTGCCGCCAAGCGCCGTTCGGAAACCGAACCCCTTGTGCCGACCGGCACGCGCATCGCATTCACCTCCGGCCCCGCCTATCAGGATCATGGCCGCATCTGGGCCGTGCTCGACAAGGTGCTCGCCAAATATCCCGACATGGTCCTGTTCCACGGCGGGAATCCTACCGGCGGCGAGCACATAGCCTCGCTATGGGCACGCAATCGCAAGATCGTCCATGTGCCGTTCCGGCCCGACTGGGACCGGTTCAAGAAGGCGGCACCCTTCCGCCGCAACGATCAGATGTTGGAAGCGCTACCCAAGGCGGTGGTCGCCTGCCCGGGCAATGGCATCAATGCCAACCTTGTCGACAAGGCGCGCAAGATGGGGATCTCAGTCTGGATGATCGAATAA